In the Flavobacterium sp. J372 genome, one interval contains:
- a CDS encoding PorT family protein has translation MKSLHALLFFIAFSSFAQIRFEPGYYIDNSGTRHDVLIRNVGWKNNPTAFDYKITETSDSQNNTIANTKEFSVGSDTYKRFEVKIDRSGNNTDRMSESPVIDWKTETLLLNMLADGKLRLYQYEDNNLIRYFYSEGEHTNATQLIFREYKQDGRIIPNNGFRQQLCSLMKDKYADPQKFKDTKYTKSALIKLFEDYNGTAQADTKSKGSGSFQLNVAAGATFSSLSLSALNSSYTHDFNSKTGLRAGIQLEYIFPFNRNKWALLLDPNYQSYSAESTKGTNTFKTDYQRIELPVLVRHYFFISEKSRLFINGSYAMSLALGDSNIQQNSSVPVEIGNNSSWALGAGYSYNKFNLEARYTFKHGITSESFWLTDFSSLQLILAYRLF, from the coding sequence ATGAAATCATTACATGCACTGCTGTTTTTTATCGCATTTTCATCTTTTGCCCAAATACGTTTTGAACCGGGCTATTACATAGATAACTCAGGAACCAGACATGATGTGCTTATCCGCAATGTTGGCTGGAAGAATAATCCCACTGCATTCGACTACAAAATAACCGAAACATCTGATTCACAGAATAATACTATTGCAAACACGAAGGAATTCAGCGTTGGCAGCGATACTTATAAACGTTTTGAAGTAAAAATAGACCGCTCAGGCAATAACACTGACAGGATGAGCGAATCGCCTGTAATTGATTGGAAAACAGAGACATTGCTCCTAAATATGCTGGCCGACGGAAAGTTGAGGCTATACCAATATGAAGACAATAACCTCATCAGGTATTTTTACAGCGAGGGAGAGCATACTAATGCTACACAGTTGATTTTCAGGGAATATAAGCAGGATGGCCGCATTATACCCAACAATGGTTTCCGCCAGCAGCTTTGCAGCCTGATGAAAGACAAATACGCTGACCCACAAAAGTTTAAAGACACCAAGTACACAAAAAGCGCTTTAATAAAGCTTTTTGAAGATTACAATGGTACGGCTCAGGCAGATACAAAAAGCAAAGGGAGCGGAAGTTTTCAGTTAAATGTTGCTGCAGGCGCCACGTTTTCATCATTATCATTATCAGCATTAAACTCAAGCTATACGCATGATTTTAATAGTAAGACAGGACTTCGGGCCGGGATACAGCTTGAATATATTTTTCCTTTCAACAGAAACAAATGGGCACTTTTGCTTGACCCCAACTATCAAAGCTACAGTGCTGAAAGTACAAAAGGCACCAACACCTTTAAAACTGATTACCAACGCATTGAACTGCCTGTGTTAGTGAGGCATTATTTTTTCATTTCAGAAAAATCGAGGCTTTTTATCAATGGTTCATACGCCATGAGTCTTGCATTGGGCGACTCAAACATTCAGCAGAATAGTTCAGTTCCTGTTGAAATCGGAAATAACAGTTCATGGGCTTTGGGAGCGGGATACAGCTATAATAAATTCAATCTCGAAGCGCGATATACTTTCAAGCACGGCATTACAAGTGAAAGTTTCTGGCTTACAGATTTCAGCTCGCTGCAGTTAATTCTCGCTTACAGGTTATTTTAA
- a CDS encoding chloride channel protein: MKITSRRKYTFTKTGKLLIASIVVALFAALLAVSLKHVTEKYEELFYIRSKINKLYLVIFPIIGLSMIYVLRQYIFKNKANKGITEVFDSTETGKNLPSYKIPSHFVNGLLTVIFGGSTGIEVSTVVSTAAIGSLAQEKEKIFRQHKKELICAGVTAGITALFNTPLAGLLFAYEVICRKPSKLFFYTNIPAAAVAWTFVLVLGEPPLFAMKIQGWHLYALPYFALLGVLAGLHSVYLTRCVIFCKAQFAKFTSQHHKILLGAVIISALLLLLPQLYGDGYHAIKLNILTANKAVLSVPLVVTLLGVLVFKPLATSITLSAGGDGGVFAPAIFIGAFLGLFTALVLNTVFHIGVIPLNFMLIGMGAMLSASIHAPYTALFLACGLVNDYTLFVPVLIACLIAKYTAKAVCPYTVYTFKSKV, translated from the coding sequence TTGAAAATTACTTCACGCAGGAAATATACGTTTACCAAAACCGGTAAATTACTGATAGCAAGCATTGTAGTTGCCCTGTTTGCTGCTTTGCTGGCTGTATCGCTGAAGCACGTTACCGAAAAATATGAAGAACTATTTTATATCCGCTCGAAAATTAACAAGCTATACCTAGTTATTTTTCCAATTATTGGATTGTCAATGATCTACGTACTTCGGCAATACATTTTTAAAAATAAAGCAAATAAGGGAATTACTGAGGTTTTTGATAGCACCGAAACAGGCAAAAATCTGCCATCATACAAAATACCATCCCATTTTGTGAACGGGTTACTCACCGTTATTTTCGGCGGCAGCACGGGTATAGAAGTCTCGACTGTTGTCTCAACCGCAGCCATAGGCTCTTTGGCGCAGGAGAAGGAAAAAATCTTTCGCCAGCACAAAAAAGAACTGATATGCGCGGGCGTAACTGCCGGCATTACAGCGCTTTTCAACACGCCACTGGCAGGATTACTCTTTGCTTATGAGGTGATTTGCAGGAAACCGTCAAAGCTTTTCTTTTACACCAACATCCCTGCAGCAGCAGTGGCTTGGACATTTGTATTGGTGTTGGGAGAGCCGCCACTTTTTGCAATGAAAATACAAGGATGGCACCTGTATGCCCTACCCTATTTCGCGCTGCTTGGCGTTTTGGCGGGGCTACATTCCGTTTACCTTACGCGCTGCGTGATTTTTTGCAAAGCGCAATTTGCAAAATTTACATCACAGCACCACAAAATATTGCTTGGCGCAGTCATTATCAGCGCTTTATTACTTTTATTGCCACAGCTTTACGGTGATGGGTACCATGCAATAAAGCTAAACATACTCACAGCAAACAAGGCCGTACTTAGCGTTCCGCTTGTGGTTACACTTTTGGGTGTACTGGTGTTCAAACCATTAGCCACATCTATAACACTATCCGCAGGTGGTGATGGTGGCGTTTTTGCTCCGGCCATTTTCATTGGCGCATTTCTGGGTCTGTTTACCGCACTGGTGCTCAACACTGTTTTTCACATTGGCGTTATCCCGCTCAATTTCATGCTGATTGGCATGGGCGCTATGTTGAGTGCAAGCATACATGCCCCGTATACAGCGCTATTCCTGGCTTGCGGCCTAGTTAATGACTATACTCTGTTTGTGCCTGTATTAATTGCCTGCCTAATAGCAAAATACACAGCTAAAGCAGTCTGCCCATATACCGTTTATACCTTTAAAAGCAAAGTCTGA